The genomic region AGTTCAGTGCTTATTTTaccgaggaatttaccaattaattcattaaaatcctacaatgtgatttcctggattctttcccattctgtctctcatagttgaagtgaacctatgatgaaaatgacaggcctctctctttttaagtgggagaacttgcacaattggtggctgactaaatacttttttttgccccactgtatataGCCACCTAGTCGTCAACCACATGTCGCTACTGAGTAAATGGATTTCAAGCCCCCAAAAACAAAAATTCCACTTCAGGATTGAAAGGGTTAAATTCAGAAACTccgaaaaaatacataaaaactaaagtaaaaatgaGAGCAAACTATCTCTAGATAACAATAAGACAATCTCACCAGAAAAATCACTCCTGGCAACATCGAAAGCGTCCACCATCCCCATTGATTTAAGCACTTCTTTCAGGTCATAGCTCTCCTCCATCTTGAATCTGGGCAGTCTAACTTTGACCTCCACAAATCCCATCGTATCTCGACCTGTCCACTCCTTAAACTTGTCATAGGTTAACATTTGCTccagcttaaaaaaataaaacatgtataattacAATAATGTTTCGGTATGAAGCAACAgttcaaatacaacacaaagcATGCGTACCATTTCTAAGCCAGTTGTTTCATCTTCTATGTCTTTTGGTAAAATGATCACCATACTCAGGTCATTTCCTTCATATGGCATTTCCAAAACCTGTCAAATATAAAGGAAGTAGTTAATACTGCTAATAAACTGTCCCCTATGCACAAGTGTGACAGCATGTAGCCATTTACCTTACACTTGACCTCTTCTATGAAACTGAAATGGAATTTAGCTTTCTGCATCATCAGTTTCACTGGTTTTGTGtcagtctgaaaaaaaaaaaaatcaaatgatacAATAGCAAATTAAATACAATTCAAGTTCATGGTGTAGTTCAGCTGTCTTCATaggtaaaagaaaaacacaaaaaaaacatattatagaACATGTGAGCTTTTTGagctcttgtgagcttttagccatgttataacacagttacctcgtcaaaaacatacctggagttgtgttttgtttcattcacacatctctaaagctcaaaaaactctgttccaccttgtgatgtcatgagtaGTAGTCATTCTGAATCATCTTCTgctcagtagaaatgggcaattccagggctgaaatgatcaaaatgattctaaagAAGGTgtctggattttaaaaacacagtagagcactgtATTagcctgtattaccacatgacatcacaaggtggagtgttttcagtttgagagaaggactcagcttaaatatgcagggtttgtgtgttaaacatgtgtgaatgaaacaaaacacaactccaggtctgtttgtgatgagaaaacggcattaaaacagagatcagaaagtCGCACAATATGGGCGTAATAAATCATTGTGCCCAAAGACAATGGCAGTAATATGATCTATACAAATGATTACTAAAACTTTTGAATCTGAACTTACATATCAAGTACTAACCAGTAGTTATTTTATGTCAGAGTGCACAGTGAGGCCTTTTCCCCAAAATAAGTAATAGATTTTAGATTAATTGCTATGCGGATTTTAGCATTTTTGTCTGAagatacaatgaaaatgacatattttaCACGTTTTCCAATTGAGCTTCAGAATGATGTCAGATACctatgtaaaaatgaaaatacatatttGGTCTGCTTGATACACTATATTGTTGAAATATCTagccaggtgagggaggggcagggtctgagtacacaggacaggaccagggtaTAAGAGGGGCATCtaaggaggggagggggacagGGAACAACTTGTAAATGTCCACTATAACAATTCACCTTGTTTAGTCGAAACTCTCCATCAGTCGTATTCTCCTCCTGAAACTGAGAGCTCCATTTGCCTTTGAAGTAAATGGCATTGACCAGCACCAGCCTTGTCGACGCAGACACGACACCAGAAGGTAGCAGGTCGGTAATTTTACCTATGAGCGACAAAAGGgcaatcaagaaaaaaaaacaaccatcaGATTCCAAACGGATTTCACAGCCATGACAAAACTaacttttacaacaaaaaaacaaaaaatactacaacaacaacaaaaatgcaaCAAGGGTAGTCAGTCAGTGTTGTCAAAGTTCAAGAGAGTTGTGGTACCAAATTTACTAATAGTACAACTACTGAACTCATCATCTTTGCTTTTGGGAGTGATCTTGTTCTTGGTTTAAGACTGAAATACGAGTATTTACCTTATAATATGAAGACTTGACGTTTGTGAAGTCTTATTACACTTTTAGTATTATAGTATACACGTTACCTTGTGTCTGTTCCTCCACCCAGTTGTTGATGTGCTCCCTGGACGCCTCTGCATTGGAGGCAAAATCTACCGTCTCTAACTCGGCTTTGTAGTGTTTCtttgtttcagccaaaaaagtCTACAAAAACATGGAATCCACAGCCAGTAATTTGATGTTAATAAAGATTACACTTTTTCCACTGATAAATTATAAATGTTGTTACCAAAATACGCACCTTATCAAATGTATATTGTTTCTCTCCATACAGCCTGTTGGCAATACTCAGGACGTACAAGGCCTCTGGTTTGTAGAGTTCACTAAGCAACTGGGCGAAGCTTGCATCTATATCGTCTTTTGCATTTTCGGGTTTAAGGCACTGCGAACAGCCAGAGAATGCCTAGAGATTATAAATGCATTTCACATGGACAAACTAGTCAATAATGGCAAggactgtgtttttaataaaattttagTGTGTGAATTTagttagaaaaaaacataaagagCAATGAGGGGCCACAGGAGAGTTTCAGATTGGAATATGATTCTTCACCACCAGATGTCACTGAAAGCTGTTTTATTAGTATTTATACTCTTGTACACAATCAAATGAATGTCCTTGTTTCCTGTAGTTGGTTTGTAGAAAGCAAGAAGAGAGAAAATATTAGTAAACCATGAATATATCAGTACATAAGAAAATGTGTTACAAaagcatttacataaacagtacCCAGGAAAAATTACCTTCAGGAATTGTAACAATAACATGACAGATACTGTATATGTTAAATGCCCTTCCCCATAGATCAAACCAAATAATGAGCCTTAGTAAgtacgttttttttgtttttttgtttttttattaatttgagcACCTTGCGTAGATAAGCAGGAAGGCGGCTGGTCCTCTGAATCTGTGTCCTCATTTGCATCCTGGTCTGCATCTGCGACTGCATAAGGTACGGCCGGTCGGTCTGCAGTGAACACTGAAGGTCGCCTCCTGGTGGTGGGGCTATAGGCTCCGAAAAGCTCAACACCTGGAGAATACAGGGAAATGTTAGCACTTTAATAAGTATGCCTAAAGAAAGTAATGAAGATTTTATAATATGTAGGGTTTTTGCCCACATTACTAGCACaggttgagtttttgtttttctttttgcagctACTCACAACAAAAGGCCAAAAAAGTGCATTGTAACTATGTAAGAATCTAAAATGAATGTGGCTATGTTATTGTTAGTAAGTGATTATGTTAATAAGTTAAAGGCAAATTCAGAcctaattttatgttttatttgaggAGAAACAGTTATAAACGAtgtatttttcctttaattTTGAAGCTATGTTTTGACAAAATGGTACAATGTCAGTTCCAAGTTGACGTTACCATAATGCCATAGCAACCTTTTAacaattgctaaaaaaaaaaaaaaaatacagtagttaTGACATGCTTAAGTCTAAAGCAGTTATATGTGCTTGTAGACTGACTGactcattacaggtgtttattgTACATGTACTTTCAAATGATGCCGCCCTAACAACAGGCACAGCCAAGTTCAATGAGTTGATTCTTGCAGATCACCATTCCTAAATCAAATAACAGTAACAGGCATTGCGCAATTCTACCAAGTCCTACCATGTCCGACATGGATTTTATACAACCTCATATTTGCATGGACTTGTCTGAATAATGGGTGGGTTACAGGACTACTCCAGCACCTCCTTTGTCTACATATCTTCAAGGGCTTTACCATTTGAATCACAGCTGCAGTAGTTTTTTCCAGTCAATTCCAAAAACAGTGACATGGAAAAGCAAACGATTCATTAAGTTTTGTATAATGGGTGCATTGGTTACATCAACAGCTTTTGACATAATGATTTCTCAACTAACccaaataagtaataaataagtaaaatgcttaagaaatgttttaaatatcaaGTAAACCTAACTTAACTCTTTAAGAATCATGGAAAGTGAATATTACAATTCATTCATAGTTTTCAGGACAAATAATGCACAGAGCACGAGTAAGCAGAGGGTTTACCTCGGACATTTGTGTGGCTGTGTTGCCCCTGGCGCCGAGCATCACCATAGCCAGAGCTGCAGAGATGCTGAACGGGGAGCAGAAAATGTTCCCATTTATGTCCTTCAGTTCTTCTTTCAGCTTTTTATATAAAGCCAACGCGAATGTCGTGTTAGCCTTGGGCAACATTTCAGACTCCATTTTCtgaaattcataaatgttgaaaaaGTTACTAGTCATCAGACTCAGAtgtgaagtcctggtttagtcctgatttagtcctgctttagccttggtttaatcttggtttaatcctgatttagtcctgagttagtcctggtttagtcctgatttagtcctggtttagtcctggtttagtcctggtttagtcctggtttagtcctcatttaaacctggtttagtcctgacttagacctggtttagtcctgacttagacctggtttagtcctggtttagtaatgatttaaccctggtttagtcctagtttagtcctgttttagacctggtttagtcctgatttaaacctggtttagtcctgatttagtcctgatttagccctggtttagtcccgatttagccctggtttagtcctggtttagtcccgattttgccctggtttagtcctgacttagacctgatttagcccttatattgccctggtttagttctgttttagccctggtttaaccctaTTTCAGTCCTGATTAGGTCCGGGATTCATGGTGTTATAATCCTGATTTGATCCTAGTCTGTTCCTGGTATAGTCTCTAGTTTGATTTAGTTTAAAGATCATGCAAAGGATAAGTACATTTATAGAGGtttgcaaacaaaacaaaagaaag from Periophthalmus magnuspinnatus isolate fPerMag1 chromosome 20, fPerMag1.2.pri, whole genome shotgun sequence harbors:
- the LOC129456128 gene encoding leukocyte elastase inhibitor-like isoform X1, which gives rise to MESEMLPKANTTFALALYKKLKEELKDINGNIFCSPFSISAALAMVMLGARGNTATQMSEVLSFSEPIAPPPGGDLQCSLQTDRPYLMQSQMQTRMQMRTQIQRTSRLPAYLRKAFSGCSQCLKPENAKDDIDASFAQLLSELYKPEALYVLSIANRLYGEKQYTFDKTFLAETKKHYKAELETVDFASNAEASREHINNWVEEQTQGKITDLLPSGVVSASTRLVLVNAIYFKGKWSSQFQEENTTDGEFRLNKTDTKPVKLMMQKAKFHFSFIEEVKCKVLEMPYEGNDLSMVIILPKDIEDETTGLEMLEQMLTYDKFKEWTGRDTMGFVEVKVRLPRFKMEESYDLKEVLKSMGMVDAFDVARSDFSGMSSANDLVLSEVRHKAFVEVNEEGTEAAAATGAVINERAAMITETFDGDHPFLFFIRHNPSNSVLFAGRFSSPE
- the LOC129456128 gene encoding leukocyte elastase inhibitor-like isoform X2, producing the protein MESEMLPKANTTFALALYKKLKEELKDINGNIFCSPFSISAALAMVMLGARGNTATQMSEVLSFSEPIAPPPGGDLQCSLQTDRPYLMQSQMQTRMQMRTQIQRTSRLPAYLRKCLKPENAKDDIDASFAQLLSELYKPEALYVLSIANRLYGEKQYTFDKTFLAETKKHYKAELETVDFASNAEASREHINNWVEEQTQGKITDLLPSGVVSASTRLVLVNAIYFKGKWSSQFQEENTTDGEFRLNKTDTKPVKLMMQKAKFHFSFIEEVKCKVLEMPYEGNDLSMVIILPKDIEDETTGLEMLEQMLTYDKFKEWTGRDTMGFVEVKVRLPRFKMEESYDLKEVLKSMGMVDAFDVARSDFSGMSSANDLVLSEVRHKAFVEVNEEGTEAAAATGAVINERAAMITETFDGDHPFLFFIRHNPSNSVLFAGRFSSPE